One Chlorobaculum limnaeum genomic window carries:
- a CDS encoding cold-shock protein — protein sequence MAKSKVKWFDGKKGYGFILNHDGGEDIFVHFSAIVSDQSFKVLNQDSEVEYDLDKTQKGLQAKNVREFPSALGAAAASMQGISVQNEFKPAHN from the coding sequence ATGGCTAAAAGCAAGGTCAAATGGTTTGATGGGAAAAAAGGGTACGGGTTTATTCTGAACCATGATGGCGGGGAAGACATATTCGTTCATTTCTCGGCGATAGTTTCCGACCAGAGCTTCAAGGTGCTCAATCAGGATTCCGAGGTTGAATACGATCTCGACAAAACGCAGAAAGGCCTTCAGGCCAAGAATGTTCGTGAGTTCCCTTCAGCTCTGGGTGCAGCGGCAGCGTCGATGCAGGGAATTTCTGTTCAGAACGAGTTCAAACCGGCACACAACTGA